One window from the genome of Toxotes jaculatrix isolate fToxJac2 chromosome 17, fToxJac2.pri, whole genome shotgun sequence encodes:
- the LOC121197542 gene encoding cytochrome P450 1B1-like, with protein sequence MAQVDSEFGVKGSSIIREWSGQVQPALVASFVFLFCLEACLWVRNLRLKRRLPGPFAWPVVGNAMQLGQMPHITFAKLAKKYGNVYQIRLGCSDIVVLNGDKAIRQALIQHSTEFAGRPNFVSFQAVSGGKSMTFTNYSKQWKMHRKIAQSTIRAFSSANSQTKKAFEQQIVAEATELVEIFLKLSAQGQYFNPAHELTVAAANVICALCFGKRYGHDDVEFRALLERVDQFGQTVGAGSLVDVMPWLQSFPNPVRSVFKNFKDLNQEFFGFVQNKVKEHRDTFDPEVMRDMSDAIIGVIDKADSGNGLTKGHTEGTVSDLIGAGLDTVSTALHWIVLLLAKHPEIQAKLHKLIDKVVGPNRLPSTEDRSSLIYLDAFIYETMRFTSFVPVTIPHSTTSDVTVDGLHIPKDTVVFINQWSVNHDPLKWKDPHVFDPSRFLDENGSLDKDLTNNVMIFSAGKRRCIGDQIAKVEIFLFFAILLHQCSFEKCPNEDLSLNCSYGLTLKPLDYKITAKLRGELLKGQ encoded by the coding sequence ATGGCTCAAGTGGACTCAGAGTTTGGTGTGAAGGGCAGCAGCATCATCAGAGAATGGAGTGGACAGGTCCAGCCTGCTCTGGTTGcctcctttgttttcctcttctgtctggaAGCCTGTCTGTGGGTTAGGAACCTCAGGCTCAAGAGAAGACTGCCGGGACCCTTTGCCTGGCCCGTGGTGGGCAATGCCATGCAGCTGGGCCAGATGCCTCACATCACCTTTGCTAAGCTAGCCAAAAAATATGGCAACGTGTACCAGATACGACTAGGCTGCAGTGATATTGTGGTTCTGAATGGAGACAAGGCGATACGTCAGGCTCTgatacagcacagcacagagttTGCAGGCAGACCAAACTTTGTCTCTTTTCAGGCTGTCTCAGGGGGGAAAAGTATGACTTTCACCAATTACAGCAAACAGTGGAAGATGCACAGGAAAATTGCTCAATCAACGATCAGAGCATTCTCATCTGCCAACAGCCAGACCAAAAAAGCCTTTGAGCAGCAAATTGTGGCTGAAGCCACAGAGCTAGTTGAGATTTTCCTTAAACTCAGTGCTCAGGGCCAGTATTTTAACCCCGCTCATGAGCTGACAGTAGCTGCAGCTAATGTGATTTGTGCCTTGTGCTTTGGAAAACGTTATGGACATGATGATGTTGAGTTCAGAGCCTTGTTAGAAAGGGTAGATCAGTTTGGACAGACGGTAGGGGCTGGCAGCTTGGTGGACGTGATGCCATGGCTTCAGTCTTTCCCCAATCCAGTTCGCAGCGTCTTTAAAAACTTCAAAGACCTGAATCAAGAGTTCTTTGGCTTTGTCCAGAACAAAGTAAAggagcacagagacacatttgATCCAGAGGTAATGAGGGATATGAGTGATGCCATCATTGGTGTCATTGACAAAGCTGACAGTGGCAACGGACTCACCAAAGGCCACACAGAAGGGACGGTGTCAGACCTGATTGGGGCAGGTCTAGATACTGTTTCCACGGCTCTTCACTGGATTGTCCTTCTTCTGGCCAAACACCCTGAAATCCAAGCCAAACTCCACAAGCTCATAGACAAAGTGGTGGGCCCAAACAGACTGCCTTCAACTGAGGACAGAAGCAGCCTGATATACCTGGATGCCTTCATCTATGAAACAATGCGCTTCACCAGCTTCGTCCCTGTCACCATCCCACACTCCACAACCTCAGACGTCACTGTTGATGGTCTCCACATCCCCAAAGACACAGTTGTCTTCATCAATCAGTGGTCCGTCAACCATGACCCCCTGAAGTGGAAGGATCCACATGTCTTTGACCCCTCACGCTTCCTGGATGAAAATGGCTCCCTAGACAAGGATCTCACCAACAATGTTATGATCTTCTCAGCAGGGAAGAGAAGATGTATTGGTGACCAGATCGCCAAGGTCGAGATATTTTTGTTCTTTGCAATTCTTCTCCACCAATGCAGCTTTGAGAAATGCCCCAATGAGGACCTGTCCTTAAACTGCTCATATGGTTTAACACTGAAGCCGTTAGATTACAAGATCACTGCCAAACTCAGGGGAGAACTACTTAAAGGCCAATAA